From the genome of Mesorhizobium japonicum MAFF 303099, one region includes:
- a CDS encoding saccharopine dehydrogenase family protein, whose amino-acid sequence MRIAVLGGLGLQGRAAIADLVASGVDEVICVDTAPDGAARLADLTDLSRVRFVVPEGAIGPALADVLADADSVIDLLPQPLMREAVQAAIATRTPLVTTNYGKAIADLAPEAERAGVSVMTECGLDPGIDLVLYARAAKQFDAITSIDSYCGGIPEPKAMAKPLCYKVSWNFDMVLVSQNRDSVMIEDGKRVEVPAARQHDSPFIHEIEVAGLGRLEAFPNGDALHYVEMLPAAKGLRRSGRYTLRWPGWSAFWAPLKELGFLSEDKVPGTSSSPREFLGRLLGPQLQYGPGEKDLCVMRNVFSGLEGGRAKTVTSDLIIERDLASGLFGMSLGVGYPASIVAQMLARREIITPGLLNPLLDVPDEPFFDELAKRGIKIAETVAWD is encoded by the coding sequence ATGAGGATCGCGGTTCTCGGCGGCCTCGGCCTGCAAGGCCGGGCGGCCATCGCCGATCTCGTCGCCAGCGGTGTCGATGAGGTGATCTGCGTCGATACCGCGCCGGATGGCGCGGCCCGGCTGGCTGATCTGACCGACCTTTCCCGCGTGCGCTTCGTCGTGCCAGAAGGCGCGATCGGACCGGCGCTTGCCGATGTGCTGGCTGACGCCGACTCCGTCATCGATTTGCTGCCGCAGCCGCTGATGCGCGAGGCGGTGCAAGCCGCGATCGCAACCCGCACGCCGCTGGTCACCACCAATTACGGCAAGGCCATCGCCGACCTGGCGCCGGAAGCCGAACGGGCCGGCGTTTCGGTCATGACCGAATGCGGGCTCGACCCCGGCATCGACCTTGTGCTCTACGCCCGCGCCGCAAAACAGTTCGATGCGATCACATCGATCGATTCCTATTGCGGCGGCATCCCCGAGCCGAAGGCGATGGCCAAGCCGCTTTGCTACAAGGTGAGCTGGAACTTCGACATGGTCCTGGTCAGCCAGAACCGCGACAGCGTGATGATCGAGGACGGCAAGCGCGTCGAAGTACCCGCCGCCCGCCAGCATGACAGCCCTTTCATCCATGAGATCGAAGTCGCCGGCCTCGGCCGGCTGGAAGCCTTCCCCAATGGCGATGCGCTGCATTATGTCGAGATGCTTCCCGCCGCAAAGGGGCTGCGCCGCTCCGGCCGCTACACGTTGCGCTGGCCGGGATGGTCGGCCTTCTGGGCGCCGTTGAAGGAGCTTGGTTTTCTCTCCGAGGACAAGGTGCCCGGCACCTCCAGCAGCCCGCGCGAATTCCTCGGCCGGCTGCTCGGCCCGCAACTGCAATACGGCCCCGGCGAGAAGGACCTTTGCGTGATGCGCAATGTCTTTTCCGGCCTCGAAGGCGGCCGCGCCAAGACCGTGACATCCGATCTGATCATCGAGCGCGACCTCGCGTCGGGCCTGTTCGGCATGAGCCTCGGCGTCGGCTATCCCGCCAGCATCGTGGCGCAGATGCTCGCGCGGCGCGAGATCATCACGCCGGGCCTTTTGAACCCGCTGCTCGACGTGCCCGACGAACCCTTCTTCGACGAATTGGCCAAACGCGGCATCAAAATTGCCGAGACGGTGGCCTGGGACTGA
- a CDS encoding ABC transporter substrate-binding protein → MKIARLFIAGLALAGLTAAASAGTLDEITKRGELRVAVQTQGPPFSLVGANGERTGSSVELAELMAKEMGVKIKFLDFDWDGLIPALLSGKADLLVADMTPTLARGMKVAFTTPYMYTGSTVFTKADSKFKTTEDCKAKGTKIAVLLGATGEKEAKTAFPDADIKSYKGGGPLLLDAVNNGQADCGVNDVSAVKGQSTAYPAGSFTIMPDLLSKEPLAFATRYDEPDLLVWMNLFLNQVTIDGRLQKNLDYWVNSDAWKKDH, encoded by the coding sequence ATGAAGATTGCCAGACTTTTCATCGCCGGACTTGCGCTCGCGGGCTTGACCGCTGCCGCCAGCGCCGGGACGCTGGACGAGATCACCAAGCGCGGCGAATTGCGCGTTGCCGTGCAGACGCAAGGACCGCCCTTCTCGTTGGTCGGCGCCAATGGCGAACGCACCGGCAGTTCGGTCGAACTCGCCGAGCTGATGGCCAAGGAAATGGGTGTGAAGATCAAATTCCTCGATTTCGACTGGGACGGCCTGATCCCGGCGCTGCTTTCGGGCAAAGCCGATCTTCTGGTCGCCGACATGACGCCGACGCTGGCGCGCGGCATGAAAGTCGCCTTCACCACGCCCTACATGTACACGGGCAGCACCGTCTTCACCAAGGCCGACAGCAAGTTCAAGACCACCGAGGACTGCAAGGCCAAGGGCACCAAGATCGCCGTGCTGCTCGGCGCCACCGGCGAAAAGGAAGCCAAGACCGCCTTCCCCGATGCCGACATCAAGAGCTACAAGGGCGGCGGCCCGCTGCTGCTCGACGCGGTCAACAACGGCCAGGCCGATTGCGGCGTCAACGACGTCTCGGCGGTCAAGGGCCAGTCGACCGCCTATCCGGCCGGCAGCTTCACCATCATGCCGGACCTCTTGTCGAAGGAGCCGCTTGCCTTCGCCACCCGCTATGACGAGCCGGACCTGCTGGTCTGGATGAACCTGTTCCTCAACCAGGTCACCATCGACGGCCGCCTGCAGAAGAACCTCGACTACTGGGTGAATTCCGACGCCTGGAAGAAAGACCACTGA
- a CDS encoding amino acid ABC transporter permease, with the protein MLENFSFRTIVEYLPLFGQGLVTTVWLSAISFVGALIVGIVLCAMGLQRGWLFRAPAKAYIDAVRATPLLAQLYFLYFGLPRLGFVLPELVVGILALSLNSGAYIAEIIRAGILSIPRGQVEASVASGMTYVQRMRLVVLPQAFKVTIPPLLGQAIVLVKDSALLSLISVAELTRAGQLLASDRFMPAEGFLTIAAFYLLLYYGLKGLAVVSGRWLGTAGARA; encoded by the coding sequence ATGCTCGAAAATTTCAGTTTCCGCACCATCGTCGAATACCTGCCTTTGTTCGGGCAGGGCCTGGTCACGACCGTGTGGCTGTCGGCGATCTCCTTTGTCGGTGCGCTCATCGTCGGCATCGTCCTGTGCGCCATGGGCCTGCAGCGCGGCTGGCTGTTTCGCGCGCCGGCCAAGGCCTATATCGATGCCGTGCGCGCCACGCCCTTGCTGGCGCAGCTCTATTTCCTCTATTTCGGCCTGCCGCGGCTCGGCTTCGTGCTGCCGGAACTCGTCGTCGGCATCCTCGCTTTGTCATTGAACAGCGGCGCCTATATCGCTGAAATCATTCGCGCCGGCATCCTGTCGATCCCGCGCGGTCAGGTCGAGGCCAGCGTCGCCTCGGGCATGACCTATGTCCAGCGCATGCGCCTGGTCGTCCTGCCGCAGGCCTTCAAGGTGACGATCCCGCCGTTGCTCGGCCAGGCGATCGTGCTGGTCAAGGATTCCGCGCTGCTGTCGCTGATTTCGGTTGCCGAGCTGACGCGCGCCGGGCAGTTGCTCGCCTCCGACCGCTTCATGCCGGCCGAAGGCTTCCTCACCATCGCCGCCTTCTATTTGCTGCTCTACTACGGCCTCAAAGGGTTGGCTGTTGTCTCCGGCCGCTGGCTCGGCACGGCGGGGGCGCGCGCATGA
- a CDS encoding amino acid ABC transporter permease produces MIWQQFLSLAGSYPLALRGLGMTVVLSLISLVLGTVLGFGLGILRTGGNRLLSGIIGAWVDLIRGTPFLVQIFLIFFILPEFGIELDAFTAGIIALTNLAACFICEIVAAGIRSVPTGQVEAALASGLSRWQRMRQVVLPQAMRIVMPPLVGQYVLLIKDSSVVSAIGLTDLTRVGWLVVQRVPNGLLVFFLVGVGYFIVCYPLIMLARRLERRMGAAHGEVQL; encoded by the coding sequence ATGATCTGGCAACAATTCCTCAGCCTCGCCGGCTCCTATCCCCTCGCCTTGCGTGGCCTCGGCATGACCGTCGTGCTGTCGCTGATCAGCCTGGTGCTCGGCACCGTGCTCGGCTTCGGTCTCGGCATCCTGCGCACCGGCGGCAATAGGCTGCTCTCGGGCATCATCGGCGCCTGGGTCGACCTCATCCGCGGCACGCCGTTCCTGGTGCAGATCTTCCTGATCTTCTTCATCCTGCCGGAATTCGGCATCGAGCTCGACGCCTTCACCGCCGGCATCATCGCGCTGACCAACCTCGCCGCCTGCTTCATCTGCGAGATCGTCGCCGCCGGCATCCGGTCGGTGCCGACCGGTCAGGTCGAGGCGGCGCTGGCGTCCGGCCTGTCGCGCTGGCAGCGCATGCGCCAGGTGGTGCTGCCGCAGGCGATGCGCATCGTGATGCCGCCGCTGGTCGGCCAATATGTGCTCTTGATCAAGGATTCCTCCGTCGTCTCGGCCATCGGCCTGACCGACCTCACCCGGGTCGGCTGGCTGGTGGTGCAGCGCGTGCCGAACGGCCTGCTGGTCTTCTTCCTGGTCGGCGTCGGCTATTTCATCGTCTGCTATCCCCTCATCATGCTGGCCCGCCGGCTCGAACGCCGCATGGGCGCGGCGCATGGCGAGGTGCAGCTGTGA
- a CDS encoding amino acid ABC transporter ATP-binding protein: MTQPGLTKTGMIDFRGVNKWFGALNVLKDITLSVEPREVVVVCGPSGSGKSTLIRCINGLETIKDGDLVVDGQRVGDPATNMTQLRTEIGFVFQSFNLYPHKTALENVTLAPIHVRKIPRAEAEHAGRELLAKVGLADKVNAYPAQLSGGQQQRVAIARCLGMRPKIMLFDEPTSALDPEMISEVLDVMVAVAEEGMTMMVVTHEMGFARKVAQRVVFMDAGAIVESGTPDEFFSHPKTDRSRTFLSKILRH, from the coding sequence ATGACCCAACCAGGCCTGACCAAGACCGGCATGATCGACTTTCGCGGCGTCAACAAATGGTTCGGCGCGCTCAACGTGTTGAAGGACATCACGCTCAGCGTCGAGCCGCGCGAAGTGGTCGTCGTCTGCGGTCCGAGCGGCTCGGGCAAGAGCACGCTGATCCGCTGCATCAACGGCCTGGAGACGATCAAGGATGGCGACCTCGTCGTCGACGGCCAGCGTGTCGGCGACCCCGCCACCAACATGACGCAGCTGCGCACCGAGATCGGCTTCGTCTTCCAGTCCTTCAACCTCTACCCGCACAAGACCGCGCTCGAAAACGTAACGCTCGCTCCGATCCACGTGCGCAAGATCCCCCGCGCCGAGGCCGAACATGCCGGGCGCGAATTGCTGGCCAAGGTCGGGCTGGCCGACAAGGTCAACGCCTACCCGGCACAGCTCTCCGGCGGCCAGCAGCAGCGCGTGGCGATCGCGCGTTGCCTTGGCATGCGGCCCAAGATCATGCTGTTCGACGAACCGACCTCGGCGCTTGACCCCGAGATGATTTCGGAAGTGCTCGACGTCATGGTGGCGGTCGCCGAGGAAGGCATGACCATGATGGTGGTGACGCACGAGATGGGCTTTGCCCGCAAGGTCGCCCAGCGCGTCGTGTTCATGGACGCCGGCGCCATCGTCGAAAGCGGCACGCCCGACGAGTTCTTCTCACACCCCAAAACCGACCGCAGCCGCACCTTCCTGAGCAAGATTCTCAGGCATTGA
- a CDS encoding DUF6314 family protein, with the protein MADHLVGEWKVRRTMIDFLAGATYRFAGDAVVTENAFTEHGTMRIGSHEMPASRRYRLEPGEGSVRILHADGRDFIELGPEAAQTIRHLCGADLYVGHFFFRRSGEWVEVWRVKGPRKNYASLGRFHRLADPSSRVREGHGVRALQNALIAGEDSGEPIAFDSTAFLSAMWAKHVR; encoded by the coding sequence ATGGCAGATCATCTCGTCGGCGAGTGGAAAGTCCGCCGCACCATGATCGATTTCCTGGCCGGCGCGACTTACCGCTTCGCCGGCGACGCCGTGGTCACGGAAAATGCCTTCACCGAGCATGGAACCATGCGGATCGGCTCCCACGAAATGCCGGCAAGCCGACGCTATCGGCTCGAGCCGGGCGAGGGTTCGGTGCGCATCCTTCATGCCGACGGCCGCGACTTCATCGAGCTTGGGCCGGAGGCGGCGCAGACCATCCGCCATCTCTGCGGCGCCGATCTTTATGTCGGGCATTTCTTCTTTCGCAGGTCCGGCGAATGGGTGGAGGTCTGGCGGGTCAAAGGGCCGCGCAAGAATTATGCGAGCCTTGGGCGATTTCACCGACTGGCCGATCCATCGTCTCGCGTGCGCGAAGGGCATGGGGTTCGTGCCCTGCAGAACGCCCTCATTGCTGGCGAAGACTCTGGGGAACCCATTGCCTTCGACAGCACTGCCTTCCTGAGCGCGATGTGGGCCAAGCACGTCAGGTGA
- a CDS encoding tetratricopeptide repeat protein → MRFHWRSGLTAVAVMFALGTAATAAGKDHADCVNEGVEAAHKIAACTAIIEDKAEASDNRAAAYFNRAGALIRRGDNDDAFADYDKAIGINPELSAAYYNNGIILVLKGDYDRAITYLDQAIFLDPDNAEFYYNRGVAWSYKGNDERAIADYDAAIKLNPGDARAYHNRGLNWARKGDKERAIADYSQAISLDPKNASSYNNRGDAWDSKGDDDRAMADYNQVIILDTKNAHAYYRRGLIWSRKGDDSRAIADYSQVISLDPTDPSIRYNKGLAWLRKGDGDRAIADFDEAIRLDPKMAAAYYDRGTEWLRKGDRDRAITDYSEVITLEPTNAMALNDRGFVLNELGEYERALADLNRAIGLDPKQAKIYSNRAIARAAKGDFAPALADYNQAIALDPNFPNAYAGRGFVNFYSGMLAKAEPDFAKAAALAPDNAYLAIWLDIIDRRSGGTSHLREAIAKLDMSKWPAPVIKMLLGQKTSAETLADAGTGDSAQTSGQVCEANFYTAELDRLQARNEEAVRLYRLAARTCPKGYIEYRGAVAGLRSLGMLP, encoded by the coding sequence ATGAGGTTCCACTGGCGTTCCGGCCTGACTGCTGTGGCAGTGATGTTCGCGCTCGGCACTGCGGCGACGGCTGCCGGCAAGGACCATGCCGACTGTGTCAATGAAGGGGTGGAGGCTGCCCACAAGATTGCCGCTTGCACGGCAATCATCGAAGACAAGGCGGAAGCTTCGGACAACCGCGCCGCGGCCTATTTCAATCGCGCCGGCGCTCTCATCAGGAGAGGCGACAACGACGATGCGTTCGCCGACTACGACAAGGCGATCGGCATCAACCCGGAGTTGTCGGCCGCCTACTATAACAACGGCATCATCCTGGTGCTCAAGGGCGACTATGACCGGGCGATAACCTATCTGGACCAGGCAATCTTCCTCGATCCGGACAACGCCGAATTCTACTACAACAGAGGCGTTGCCTGGTCCTACAAGGGCAATGACGAGCGTGCCATCGCCGACTACGACGCCGCGATCAAGCTCAATCCCGGAGATGCCAGGGCCTATCACAACCGGGGCCTGAACTGGGCACGGAAAGGCGATAAGGAGCGCGCCATAGCCGACTACAGCCAGGCCATCTCGCTCGATCCAAAGAATGCCAGCTCATACAACAACCGGGGCGACGCCTGGGACAGCAAGGGCGACGATGATCGCGCGATGGCCGACTACAACCAGGTGATCATTCTCGATACGAAAAACGCCCATGCCTACTATCGTCGTGGCCTGATCTGGTCGCGCAAGGGTGACGATAGCAGGGCCATCGCGGACTATAGCCAGGTGATCAGCCTCGATCCGACAGACCCCAGCATCCGCTACAACAAAGGTCTGGCGTGGTTGCGCAAGGGCGACGGCGATCGCGCGATCGCCGATTTCGACGAGGCGATCCGCCTCGATCCCAAGATGGCCGCAGCCTACTACGACAGGGGCACCGAATGGCTCAGAAAGGGCGACAGGGACCGCGCCATCACCGACTATAGCGAGGTCATCACGCTCGAACCGACAAACGCCATGGCGCTGAACGATCGGGGTTTCGTCCTGAACGAGCTGGGTGAATACGAGCGTGCGCTTGCCGATCTCAACCGCGCGATCGGTCTCGATCCGAAGCAGGCAAAAATATACAGCAACCGGGCGATCGCCCGGGCGGCAAAAGGCGATTTCGCCCCAGCCCTGGCTGACTACAACCAGGCGATCGCGCTCGATCCGAACTTTCCCAACGCTTATGCGGGCCGGGGCTTCGTGAATTTCTATTCCGGAATGCTGGCAAAGGCAGAGCCCGATTTTGCCAAGGCGGCGGCGCTTGCGCCCGACAATGCCTATTTGGCGATCTGGCTCGACATCATCGACCGGCGCAGTGGCGGCACCAGTCATTTGCGGGAAGCAATTGCCAAGCTCGACATGTCGAAGTGGCCTGCGCCGGTGATCAAGATGCTGCTGGGGCAAAAGACATCCGCCGAGACCCTTGCCGATGCCGGCACCGGAGACTCCGCGCAAACAAGCGGGCAAGTGTGCGAGGCCAATTTCTACACCGCAGAACTCGACCGGTTGCAGGCCCGCAACGAAGAAGCCGTGCGGCTTTACCGTCTCGCCGCCAGGACCTGCCCCAAGGGTTACATCGAATATCGTGGCGCCGTTGCCGGCCTGCGCTCGCTGGGTATGCTGCCATGA
- a CDS encoding tetratricopeptide repeat protein, which produces MAAGAGRSLAVPAILLALGAPAQAGSLLEDCANDKLTPPNRIVACTNVLEDKAASASDQAVAYFNRANALDRNGEFDRAIADYDKAIAFNPKDAEAFNNRGLIWGHKKDFDRALADYDKAIELNPQIAIAYANRGLIWNDIKHDYVKAIADFDKAIRLDPENNGLYNLRGNAYLRKGDYDQAITSYSQAIFLDSQDPNQYFNLGLAWTTKGNLERAIADYSQAISLDANHAEAYRWRADAWVKRGDTDQALSDYTEAIRLDPGDAETFRNRARIWERKRDYDRAIADYDQAIAFAPNDAVAYNGRGWMWSLKHETDRAIVDYVKATAFDPNYVLAYDNLGLAWWDKGDLDRAISAFDQAVIVDPKYAPAYNDRGLARMDKNQYDLAIADYNMAILIDAGFVSAYRNRGNAWNRKGQFDYAIADFDQAIDHDPDDADAYVGRGRSRIYKADYTKAIADLDQAIRIGPKSARAHDTRGLAMVYKADYAGALADYDEAIRLSPKNASAYRNRGIASFYFGPPAKAQADFEQAAAIKPGDSYHAIWLDLARRRNGQPSILVDAKLDMTRWPAAVVRLLLGQQTPEATLLAADNPDATKKSEQLCEANFYVAEFQRLQHHDEEALRLYRLALGGCPRDFIEYTAATSALRVMGKAP; this is translated from the coding sequence TTGGCTGCGGGGGCAGGGCGGTCTCTGGCTGTTCCTGCGATCCTGCTCGCACTCGGCGCTCCCGCCCAGGCTGGAAGCCTTCTGGAGGATTGCGCGAACGACAAGCTTACACCGCCCAACCGGATCGTCGCCTGCACCAATGTGCTGGAGGACAAGGCCGCTTCGGCGAGCGACCAGGCCGTTGCCTATTTCAACCGCGCCAACGCGCTGGACAGGAACGGCGAGTTCGACCGTGCCATCGCCGACTACGACAAGGCGATCGCCTTCAATCCCAAAGACGCCGAGGCTTTCAACAACCGGGGGCTGATCTGGGGCCACAAGAAGGATTTTGACCGCGCCCTGGCCGACTATGACAAGGCGATCGAGCTCAATCCGCAGATTGCCATTGCCTATGCCAACCGCGGCCTGATCTGGAACGATATAAAGCACGACTATGTGAAGGCCATCGCCGATTTCGACAAGGCGATCCGCCTCGATCCGGAAAACAACGGCCTGTACAATCTTCGCGGCAATGCCTATCTGCGCAAGGGCGACTACGACCAGGCCATCACCAGCTACAGCCAGGCGATCTTTCTCGACTCGCAAGATCCGAACCAGTATTTCAACCTCGGGCTGGCCTGGACCACCAAGGGCAATCTGGAGCGCGCCATAGCGGATTACAGCCAGGCGATCAGCCTCGATGCGAACCATGCCGAAGCCTATCGCTGGCGCGCCGACGCCTGGGTGAAGCGAGGCGATACGGACCAGGCCCTGTCGGACTATACCGAGGCGATCAGGCTCGATCCCGGCGACGCCGAGACGTTCCGCAACCGCGCCAGGATCTGGGAGCGCAAACGGGACTACGACCGCGCCATCGCGGATTACGATCAGGCGATCGCCTTCGCTCCGAACGACGCGGTGGCCTACAATGGCCGTGGCTGGATGTGGTCGCTGAAACATGAGACCGACCGCGCCATCGTTGACTATGTCAAGGCAACCGCCTTCGATCCGAACTATGTGCTGGCTTACGACAATCTGGGCCTGGCGTGGTGGGATAAGGGCGACCTTGACCGTGCCATATCGGCCTTCGACCAGGCCGTGATCGTCGATCCGAAATATGCGCCGGCCTATAATGACAGGGGGCTCGCGCGGATGGACAAGAACCAGTACGACCTTGCCATCGCCGACTACAATATGGCGATCCTGATCGACGCCGGATTTGTCAGCGCTTACCGCAACCGGGGCAATGCCTGGAACCGGAAGGGCCAGTTCGACTACGCCATAGCCGACTTCGACCAGGCGATCGATCACGACCCGGACGATGCCGACGCCTATGTCGGCCGGGGCCGCAGCAGGATCTACAAGGCAGACTATACTAAGGCCATCGCCGATCTGGATCAGGCGATCCGCATCGGACCCAAAAGCGCTAGAGCCCACGACACGCGCGGCCTGGCGATGGTCTACAAGGCCGACTATGCCGGCGCGCTGGCCGATTATGATGAAGCGATCCGCCTCAGCCCGAAAAATGCCAGCGCCTACCGGAACCGGGGCATTGCCAGCTTCTATTTCGGCCCGCCCGCCAAGGCGCAGGCCGACTTCGAGCAGGCGGCCGCGATCAAGCCCGGGGATTCCTATCATGCGATCTGGCTCGATCTCGCGCGGCGGCGCAACGGGCAGCCCTCCATCCTTGTGGATGCCAAGCTCGACATGACGAGATGGCCGGCGGCGGTGGTTCGCCTGCTGCTTGGCCAGCAGACGCCGGAGGCCACGCTCCTCGCCGCCGACAATCCGGATGCGACGAAGAAAAGCGAGCAGCTCTGCGAGGCGAATTTCTACGTCGCGGAGTTCCAGCGGCTGCAACACCATGATGAGGAGGCGTTGCGGCTCTACCGGCTGGCCCTTGGCGGCTGTCCTCGCGATTTCATCGAGTACACCGCCGCCACCAGCGCACTGCGCGTGATGGGCAAGGCGCCATGA
- a CDS encoding alkene reductase, giving the protein MTTLFDPLRAGDLTLANRIVMAPLTRNRSPNAVPGDLSVTYYSQRATAGLIVTEATAISHQGQGYANVPGLYGADQLAGWRRVTDAVHRGGGKIVVQLWHVGRISHNTLQPGGGKPVAPSAIRANSKTFLVKPDGSGEFAETSEPRALDAAELPGIVDDFRRAAKAAIEVAGFDGVEIHGANGYLIDQFLRSGTNHRNDAYGGSIENRTRFLFEVVDAVTGAVGAGRTGIRLSPVTPANDASDSDPQPLFNHVVAGLGGRGLAYIHIVEGATGGARDFSQGDRPFDYEELKATYRKAGGAGAWLVNNGYDKELAEKAVGDGYAELVAFGKLFIANPDLVSRLKRNAELNAPDKATFYGGDARGYTDYPTAA; this is encoded by the coding sequence ATGACTACCCTGTTTGATCCCTTGCGGGCCGGCGACCTGACGCTGGCGAACCGCATCGTCATGGCGCCGCTGACGCGCAATCGCTCGCCCAATGCGGTGCCCGGCGACCTCTCGGTGACCTATTACAGCCAGCGCGCCACGGCTGGTCTCATCGTGACCGAGGCCACCGCCATCAGCCATCAGGGCCAGGGCTATGCCAACGTGCCCGGCCTCTATGGCGCGGATCAGCTGGCCGGCTGGAGGCGTGTCACGGACGCCGTCCATAGAGGCGGCGGCAAGATTGTGGTGCAGCTCTGGCATGTCGGGCGCATCTCGCACAACACATTGCAGCCCGGCGGCGGCAAGCCGGTGGCGCCGTCGGCGATCAGGGCAAACTCCAAGACCTTCCTGGTCAAGCCGGATGGCAGCGGCGAGTTCGCCGAGACCTCCGAGCCGCGCGCGCTCGATGCGGCCGAACTTCCCGGCATCGTCGATGATTTCCGCCGCGCCGCCAAGGCGGCGATCGAGGTGGCGGGTTTCGACGGCGTCGAGATCCATGGCGCCAACGGATATCTCATCGACCAGTTCCTGCGTTCAGGCACCAATCATCGTAACGACGCGTATGGCGGGTCGATCGAGAACCGGACGCGCTTCCTGTTCGAGGTGGTCGACGCGGTCACGGGCGCAGTCGGTGCCGGCAGGACCGGGATCAGGCTGTCGCCGGTGACGCCCGCCAACGACGCTTCGGATAGCGATCCGCAGCCGCTGTTCAACCATGTGGTGGCGGGCCTCGGAGGTCGCGGGCTGGCCTATATCCACATCGTCGAAGGCGCGACCGGCGGCGCGCGCGACTTCAGCCAGGGCGACAGGCCGTTCGATTACGAGGAACTCAAGGCCACCTATCGCAAGGCCGGCGGCGCTGGCGCCTGGCTGGTGAACAATGGCTACGACAAGGAACTGGCCGAAAAAGCGGTCGGTGACGGCTATGCCGAGCTTGTCGCGTTCGGCAAGCTGTTCATCGCCAACCCCGACCTCGTCAGCCGGCTGAAGCGCAATGCCGAACTGAATGCCCCTGACAAGGCGACGTTCTATGGCGGCGATGCCAGGGGCTATACGGATTACCCGACGGCGGCCTGA
- a CDS encoding ArsR/SmtB family transcription factor, which translates to MDRDIILKALAHPFRRDVLAWLKEPEQHFAAQAHPLEMGVCASQFDHRGLAQSSVSAHLATLASADLVTTRRVGQWVFYKRNEETIAAFQAALSDL; encoded by the coding sequence ATGGACCGCGACATCATATTGAAGGCACTGGCGCATCCGTTTCGACGCGATGTCCTGGCGTGGCTGAAGGAGCCTGAACAGCACTTCGCCGCGCAGGCGCATCCGCTCGAGATGGGTGTCTGCGCCAGCCAGTTCGACCATCGCGGCCTGGCGCAGTCCAGCGTCTCGGCGCATCTGGCGACGCTGGCATCGGCCGACCTCGTGACGACGCGTCGGGTCGGCCAATGGGTGTTCTACAAGCGCAACGAAGAAACCATCGCCGCCTTTCAGGCCGCCTTGTCCGATCTCTGA
- a CDS encoding RES family NAD+ phosphorylase, which translates to MVSGLAVRRRVHWPQTFRIIRSIHPPIDLFEDIADPRDWEALAAVEEKTNPRIRLEIGDLGKVTAARRVSGPGASFVMAPFVHCSTLRPGRFSDGSYGLYYAGDSEDVALAETIHHHQNFMRATNEDPGWTADFRVLIGSVDRDLDDVNAVPGVLDPDDYTASQAEGRALRAGGSDGLVWNSVRMPDGQCIGIFWPDVIPVPVQGRHYSYHWDGKRVDFVRQHDTGKVLAVT; encoded by the coding sequence ATGGTGAGTGGGCTTGCGGTCCGGCGCCGCGTCCACTGGCCCCAGACGTTTCGCATCATCCGCTCCATCCATCCGCCGATCGACCTGTTCGAGGACATTGCCGACCCGCGCGACTGGGAGGCGCTTGCCGCCGTCGAGGAGAAGACCAACCCGCGGATCCGGCTGGAGATCGGCGACCTCGGCAAGGTCACGGCGGCAAGGCGGGTGTCAGGCCCTGGCGCCAGCTTCGTCATGGCGCCCTTCGTGCATTGTTCGACGCTGCGGCCCGGGCGTTTTTCCGACGGCAGCTACGGCCTCTATTATGCCGGCGACAGCGAGGATGTGGCTCTCGCCGAGACCATCCACCACCACCAGAATTTCATGCGTGCCACCAATGAGGATCCCGGCTGGACGGCGGACTTTCGCGTGCTGATCGGCAGCGTCGACCGCGACCTCGACGACGTCAACGCGGTGCCCGGTGTGCTCGACCCGGACGATTACACCGCTTCGCAGGCGGAGGGGCGGGCGCTGCGGGCAGGGGGCAGCGACGGACTTGTCTGGAACAGCGTGCGCATGCCGGACGGACAATGCATCGGCATCTTCTGGCCCGATGTCATCCCCGTGCCGGTGCAGGGCCGGCACTACTCCTACCACTGGGACGGCAAGCGCGTGGATTTCGTGCGCCAGCATGATACGGGCAAGGTGCTGGCGGTGACATGA